From Arcticibacter tournemirensis, one genomic window encodes:
- a CDS encoding UbiA family prenyltransferase, whose protein sequence is MPDPKSVFINRTIRQSIDFLLFSNIFIALCAVAQALVTYKLLHIKPDQHVLGVLFCSTLALYNFSMLLSKPANAKKSPFRRVRWIFGHYRMMVTLTIIAIISLLSLGLFLSVPSLILLFFLAVIAVAYNLPLFTMNEKKFGLRNIPGLKLFLIALIWSLSCVLLPIVETAAMNLITISAADTILLVGKRFLFIAAITVPFDIRDLFQDRNYNLKTIPVILGERKAYLFCQLLLLAYITLLFLFTKVPDANFWGLTVTILLSGFLIFKSSIKKNEYYYFLYIDGIMILQFIMVLLFNWLFALVL, encoded by the coding sequence ATGCCCGACCCCAAGTCTGTATTTATAAATAGGACCATTCGTCAATCTATAGACTTTCTTCTATTCAGCAATATCTTTATCGCCCTTTGTGCAGTGGCACAAGCTCTTGTCACCTATAAGCTCCTCCATATCAAGCCAGATCAGCATGTACTGGGGGTACTGTTTTGCTCTACACTGGCATTGTACAACTTCAGCATGCTGCTCTCAAAACCTGCGAACGCCAAAAAATCACCGTTCAGAAGGGTTCGATGGATTTTCGGGCATTACCGCATGATGGTTACTTTAACTATTATTGCTATTATATCCCTGTTGTCCCTCGGCCTGTTTTTATCGGTACCCTCTCTTATTCTCTTATTCTTCCTGGCAGTGATTGCAGTGGCTTACAATCTGCCTTTATTTACAATGAATGAAAAAAAGTTCGGGCTTCGCAATATCCCGGGTCTTAAGCTATTCCTCATTGCATTAATCTGGTCGCTAAGCTGTGTGCTTTTACCGATAGTAGAAACAGCGGCCATGAACCTGATTACTATCTCCGCCGCCGACACAATACTCCTTGTTGGAAAACGCTTCCTCTTTATAGCAGCGATTACTGTTCCGTTCGATATAAGGGACTTGTTCCAAGATCGTAACTACAACCTGAAAACAATCCCGGTGATATTAGGCGAACGGAAAGCTTATCTTTTTTGCCAGCTTTTACTTCTAGCATACATCACTCTGCTATTCCTCTTTACAAAGGTACCCGACGCTAACTTCTGGGGCTTAACTGTTACTATCTTACTGAGTGGCTTTTTAATATTCAAATCGTCGATTAAGAAGAATGAGTATTACTACTTTCTCTATATCGACGGCATTATGATCCTTCAGTTTATTATGGTTCTTCTTTTTAACTGGCTATTTGCTCTCGTGCTTTAG
- a CDS encoding response regulator transcription factor yields the protein MNKEIKIAVVEDDENLRFLVSHRLRNEGYVVCESANGDDATELILSEQPDIVLLDWMLPGKQGSDICQEVRAQGFEKIIIMMTAKAQDVDKIDAYNFGVSDYVTKPFNMDVLVALLENKVKYVVNNDKSEVSKFGDIEHHPHTHSLIKGGKKIELTILENRILLYFLQNVNKVVQREELMMVVWGYNSDVNTRTLDMHIVRLRKKLEDNQDAPTYLKTVRGVGYKFVI from the coding sequence ATGAATAAGGAAATAAAGATTGCAGTTGTTGAAGACGACGAAAACCTAAGGTTTTTGGTGTCGCATCGTCTTCGGAATGAAGGATACGTGGTTTGTGAATCAGCTAATGGAGATGATGCAACAGAACTTATATTGAGCGAACAGCCCGATATAGTCTTGCTCGACTGGATGCTGCCGGGAAAACAAGGCTCTGATATTTGCCAGGAAGTAAGGGCCCAGGGGTTTGAAAAGATTATCATCATGATGACAGCAAAAGCACAGGACGTAGATAAGATAGATGCATACAATTTTGGTGTATCCGACTACGTTACAAAGCCGTTTAATATGGATGTTCTGGTGGCCTTGCTGGAGAATAAAGTGAAGTATGTGGTCAATAATGACAAGTCGGAAGTAAGCAAGTTTGGCGACATCGAGCATCATCCCCACACTCATTCGCTGATTAAAGGCGGAAAGAAAATAGAACTCACTATTTTGGAGAACCGCATCCTGTTATACTTTCTCCAGAATGTCAATAAGGTAGTTCAGCGCGAAGAACTTATGATGGTTGTATGGGGATACAATTCGGACGTGAACACCAGGACGCTGGATATGCACATAGTGAGGTTGAGAAAGAAATTAGAAGATAATCAGGATGCGCCGACTTACCTCAAAACTGTGCGCGGTGTGGGATATAAATTTGTAATATAA
- a CDS encoding metallophosphoesterase: MSDRIIPLLIISCLLLLIDWYIFKALTPIIEKRWSKSSPPFKFIWWGYSILLIAGVFASIFLNLILAVRAVILVAFFITFVTKVFFLPFLFIDDIRRGVVWARRKRGGPKHTGGVPAQDNPEKISRSEFLVKAGIAVAAIPFASLSWGIIEGGYDYRVKRRTLYFPNLPKAFDGITLGQISDIHSGSFYRRKAVLGGVEMLMAEKPDFIFFTGDLVNNVASEMKDYQDIFNKVKAPLGVFSVLGNHDYGDYYFGREPSPAKAKNLADIKTIHKNMGYDLLLNENRRLKINGEEIAILGVENWGAGRFVRHGRLDLSMKGTEDAPLKLLLSHDPSHWRAQVLGYTDIDATFSGHTHGMQFGVRTKEYQWSPVQYIYKEWAGLYQEKQQQLYVNVGYGFLGYPGRVGILPEITIFELKRA; this comes from the coding sequence ATGTCAGATCGTATTATTCCCTTGCTTATCATCAGCTGTCTGCTTTTACTGATAGACTGGTATATCTTCAAGGCGCTTACACCCATCATAGAAAAACGGTGGAGCAAGAGTTCCCCTCCGTTTAAATTCATATGGTGGGGGTATTCCATTCTCCTTATAGCCGGAGTTTTTGCCAGCATATTCCTCAACCTGATACTTGCTGTCAGGGCAGTCATACTGGTAGCTTTTTTTATCACCTTTGTGACTAAAGTTTTTTTCCTTCCTTTTCTGTTCATTGATGATATCCGGCGTGGGGTAGTATGGGCCAGAAGAAAAAGAGGTGGTCCCAAGCATACCGGGGGAGTCCCGGCACAGGATAATCCTGAAAAAATAAGCCGCTCGGAGTTTTTAGTTAAGGCTGGTATCGCCGTTGCTGCTATTCCTTTTGCCTCCCTGAGCTGGGGGATTATAGAAGGAGGATATGATTACAGGGTTAAAAGGCGTACTTTATACTTCCCTAATCTGCCGAAAGCATTTGATGGTATAACACTGGGACAGATCTCAGATATTCATTCAGGCAGTTTCTATAGAAGAAAAGCAGTGCTTGGTGGGGTCGAAATGTTAATGGCCGAAAAGCCCGACTTCATCTTTTTTACCGGCGATTTGGTTAACAATGTGGCCAGTGAAATGAAAGATTACCAGGATATCTTTAATAAAGTAAAAGCGCCACTTGGCGTTTTCTCGGTATTAGGCAATCACGACTATGGCGACTACTATTTCGGGAGGGAGCCTTCGCCTGCAAAAGCAAAGAATCTTGCTGATATTAAAACAATACACAAAAATATGGGCTACGATCTGCTCTTGAATGAGAACAGACGACTTAAAATAAATGGCGAAGAAATAGCAATTCTCGGAGTAGAAAATTGGGGAGCAGGCCGGTTTGTAAGACATGGAAGGCTTGACCTCTCAATGAAAGGAACGGAGGACGCCCCTCTCAAACTTCTTTTGTCACATGATCCCTCCCACTGGAGGGCACAGGTACTTGGTTATACAGACATTGATGCTACCTTCAGCGGCCATACTCATGGCATGCAGTTTGGCGTAAGGACTAAAGAATATCAATGGAGCCCTGTTCAGTATATTTATAAAGAGTGGGCGGGCTTGTATCAGGAGAAGCAGCAGCAATTATATGTAAATGTAGGATATGGATTCCTGGGATATCCAGGAAGAGTTGGAATATTGCCTGAAATTACGATATTTGAATTAAAACGTGCTTAA